The region TGAGCTTGTGGAGTTCGTGAGGAAGTGCGGCCCGAAGCAGGTGTTCACGACACACGGCTTCGTGAAGGAGTATGCCATGCACCTTCGAAGAAGTCTGGGGATCCAAGCTCAGCCGCTCATATCCAGGCAGCGTACCCTGGATCACTTCTGCTGACCGTCCTTCGCAGAGCTGCCCCAGACGCGGGCATATGTTCCTGCGGGCATGAAAACGCGCGAGACTCTGACAGCGACCCCTTCAGAGCGCTTCATGATCTCTTCCGAGTCCATGAGAGCAGAGCCCAGTCCAACACTCTCCCCGCTCTGAGTCATGATGGCCACGGCGCCGCCTCTTCTGATATGTTCGTCCAGCGTCACGACTCCCGGCACTGCGAGGCTCGCTCCGTGGCATATGGCATCAACCGCGGAATCCTTGATCTCTATCTTCGGCATCTGGGCCATAAGGACTTCCATCGGGTGGAGCATCTTCCTCAGGAGGCGTGAGTCCCCGGCTCTGTGCTCCTCGAGCGCATCCTTAAGGTCGTGCAACGACACCGCAGCATCTTCCGTGAGAGCGCCGGCTCTGGTCCTTCTCAGGTCCTGGAGATGAGCGCCAACGGCAACGGCGTCCCCGATGTCCACGCACAGGCTCCTAATGTACGTACCAGCATCGCATTCGACTTTGAACAACACATCCCTGCCAGAAATCTCCATCAGGCTGAGCGACTCGAGGCTCCGAGACCTCAGCTCTCGCTTGACCGCAGAGCGCATCGGGGGCGTCTGATAGATCTCGTCTGTGAACTCCTTGAATACTTCCTGGAGACGTCTCTGGTCGACGTTCCCGTGCATCCTCATGACGCCGACATACGCCTTCGTGCCGTAGTGCAGCGCATCCATGGCACGGACAGCGTTCCCAAGACCGACGGGCAAGACGCCCGTGACCCTCGGGTCCAAGGTTCCACCGTGAGCGGACTTCTTGGCTCCTATCATGTCCCCGACCCAGCTGGTGATCTGGTGTGATGTAGGTCCTGCGGGCTTGTCTATGACAACAACGCCGTTCGCTAGTAGCTCGTCGACAGTCCTGTCCTGGGGTCTCGCGCCCTTTCCCTGGCTAGTCGATCTCTTCGATTTGACGAGCATTCTCTGCCTCTGCCTTCTTCGCTCTCTCAATGACCGTGTCTGCTATCTTTTCCGCAGGCATGTTGGAGGAATCCAACCAGAGATCGTATATCGACCTGTCTGATGGGTCGATGCCATAGTACGCCATGTACCTCTTCCTCTCCGACCTCTCTCTGAGCCGCATCTCCCTCAGGACGAGTTGGACGTCCTTACCTTCTCTCCGGGCTATCCTGTCGGCTCTTACTTGCTCGGTCGCGTCTATGTACGCTGCGAAGACCGAGACCTTCCTACCCTTCAGGATCGGTCCCGACAGCCTGCCGTCGAGGACGATGTTCTCGTTCGCTTTCGCCAGCGCGAGCATCCGTTCGTCCAGCTCCTTGTCTATCGTCTCGTCCTCCTCTGCCAGTCTTCCGAGGGTTTCCAGGTCGAGCTTTCTCTCCATAGCCATCTGCCTGAATATCTGTCCTACTAGAATGAAATCGTAATCGAGCCTGTTCGCGACGAGCATGCAGATAGTCGTCTTGCCGCTCCCTGGTGGTCCTGAGATCGCTATTCTCATCAGGCCGCTCCCTCTCCGCCGACGGCCTCGGCCATGTCCAGCCCACCTCTTTCCAGCTCTCTCAACCTTCTGCTGAAGCTGAAGTACTTCAGCACGCGGGTCAAGATCTGGCCGAAGGGAAGCGTGAGCAGGGAATACAGCAGAATCCAGTTGGGCAGTATGCTCGAATGCTTCATGTCCGCGCTGAACGCCCACGGGACCGAGAACGTGGTGGATGACAGGTCGAGGTAGATGAAGTTGGCGAGCCATGCGAAGATGGGTATGATCACGAGCATCGTCACCGGCATGAGCTTCAGCTGAGTCTGTGATGCCTTCATGGATTGCGCCATTATCTGCGGCTGGAGTTCTGTGAGCTTCTTCAGCTTGTATGTGTTGTTGCTCGTCCTCGCCCCTCTGAGCTCCTTTTGGAACGCCGATGTGATCCTCTGGGTCCTCGCCTGGTCTACCCAGTTGACGAAGAAGTGCCTCACGCTTATGCTGAAGAAGCTCATCAACAGGCCGGTGAACAAGAGCGTCAGTATGGGCTGGTTCCCGCCGAAGCCCACCAGCGGCGCCAGAGGGATGCCGACGAGTCTGCCGAGTCCTTGCCTCAGGTTGTTGTCGAACATCACGAACATCGCGGTGATGAATGCGAGCATCACCACCATCTGGTTCCCTATGTCGGGCTTGGGCGGTCTCCCTGCCCCTGGACCGGACTTGCTAGCCATTCGACTACTCGCCTCCGAAGAAGCCCCTCAGCACTGGGTGCATTTCCATCATCTGTTCTCTGCCTATAGCGTCGTACAATTGGATCATGATTCCCACTGCCAGCAGCACACCCGTCCCGGACGCGTTGCCCACGGTCCCTATCAGGTCAGCCCCGGCCGCGAGTCCTCCGACTGTCGCACCTGATATCACAGTGACGACAGGGATATACCTCTCGAGCACCCTCTTGAGGACCCTCGGATCCCTTCTGAAGCCGGGAATCTGCATGCCGCTCGATTCGATCTGCTTCGCGACGGCCTCCGCCCCCATGTTAGTGGTCTCTATCCAGAACTTGGCGAACAGTATGGAGCCGGTGACCATGACACCAACGTAGACGATCACGTGAATGCCGATCTGCAAGCGGCTTTTGTCGAGCCCCGTGGCATTCAGGTAGTCTCCGCTCAGGAGCGGCAGCAGCCAATCGCTGACTCCGCTGACCGTTGACAGATAGTATGCGAGCCCTCCGGCAGGACGTGTGTCGTCCGGCAGGTAGTAACCCAGCATCCAGTTATGTCCCAGGATGGGCACATTCTGGAACGACGGGTGTGACCAGAACAGCATCGAGAACATGCTCACGTTCGCGAGCAATGCCGCCATCAGGATGACTGGTATGTTGGATGCGTAGATGAGCTTGATCGGGTACCTGCCCCTCGCGCCCCTCGCTCCGCCGTGCGCGAGCGGGAGTTCGATCCTGCTCGATTCCGTATATGCGACGAACAGGAAGATGACTATGGTGCCTATGAGCGCGACCATCGGGTTGGGCTGCGCTAGGAATATACGTTCATAGCCTCCGCTGGACAGCTGTGGTCCCGACATATGGTGGAACATGTAGATCGTCTTCGGTATGGTGCCCGCAGGCGGATTCTGAGTTACGTCGAGAGGCATGCTCGTATCCACCGGGTGCCAGTTGAGCGAGCCTGTGAATATCGCCTGCGCCACTCCCGCGGCGATGAAGAGCGATATTCCGCTGCCTATGCCCCACTTCGAGACCACCTCGTCCATGAGGAACACTAGGTATGAACCGGCGATGAGCTGGACCACTATGAGCGTTCTCGCAATGGATACGCCGTTGTCCGTCGAGAAGTGTTCCATGCCGGTGATGAACTTCTGCGACGGCTCCATGAAACCGTATACCTGGGGAGCGGACTCCACGACGATCATGATGATGACCATGAGCTTCTGCGTGCCCTGATAGACGGCCTTGTCCTCCTCGTCCTTCAGGTTGAGCTTGATGATCTTCGCACCTGTGAACAGCTGCATGATGATGGAGCCGGTGACGATCGGACCGATGCCCAGGTGCATGAGCGAGAACTGCGCACCCGCCAATATCGCCCTGTACTGGGCGAATAGGTCGATCCCAGAACTCGTGTCCAGCCCATAGATCATGATGTTGGTCATGACGAAGTAGATCACGAGTATGAGGATGACCCAGGTCATCTTCGTCCTGAAGTGAACGTGCCCCTCAGGCCTCGTCACTGCCGGCAGCCTGTCCGTGATTGGCTTGAGCTTGTAGAGCAGGCTCTTCTCTTCGTCCCCCTCGGCCATCTGCACCCTTCCTTTACCAGGCGAATCTTTGATCGTATGCTAGCTCTGACCTATT is a window of Candidatus Thermoplasmatota archaeon DNA encoding:
- a CDS encoding RNA-guided pseudouridylation complex pseudouridine synthase subunit Cbf5, which translates into the protein MLVKSKRSTSQGKGARPQDRTVDELLANGVVVIDKPAGPTSHQITSWVGDMIGAKKSAHGGTLDPRVTGVLPVGLGNAVRAMDALHYGTKAYVGVMRMHGNVDQRRLQEVFKEFTDEIYQTPPMRSAVKRELRSRSLESLSLMEISGRDVLFKVECDAGTYIRSLCVDIGDAVAVGAHLQDLRRTRAGALTEDAAVSLHDLKDALEEHRAGDSRLLRKMLHPMEVLMAQMPKIEIKDSAVDAICHGASLAVPGVVTLDEHIRRGGAVAIMTQSGESVGLGSALMDSEEIMKRSEGVAVRVSRVFMPAGTYARVWGSSAKDGQQK
- a CDS encoding AAA family ATPase, producing MRIAISGPPGSGKTTICMLVANRLDYDFILVGQIFRQMAMERKLDLETLGRLAEEDETIDKELDERMLALAKANENIVLDGRLSGPILKGRKVSVFAAYIDATEQVRADRIARREGKDVQLVLREMRLRERSERKRYMAYYGIDPSDRSIYDLWLDSSNMPAEKIADTVIERAKKAEAENARQIEEID
- a CDS encoding DUF106 domain-containing protein; its protein translation is MASKSGPGAGRPPKPDIGNQMVVMLAFITAMFVMFDNNLRQGLGRLVGIPLAPLVGFGGNQPILTLLFTGLLMSFFSISVRHFFVNWVDQARTQRITSAFQKELRGARTSNNTYKLKKLTELQPQIMAQSMKASQTQLKLMPVTMLVIIPIFAWLANFIYLDLSSTTFSVPWAFSADMKHSSILPNWILLYSLLTLPFGQILTRVLKYFSFSRRLRELERGGLDMAEAVGGEGAA
- the secY gene encoding preprotein translocase subunit SecY, whose protein sequence is MAEGDEEKSLLYKLKPITDRLPAVTRPEGHVHFRTKMTWVILILVIYFVMTNIMIYGLDTSSGIDLFAQYRAILAGAQFSLMHLGIGPIVTGSIIMQLFTGAKIIKLNLKDEEDKAVYQGTQKLMVIIMIVVESAPQVYGFMEPSQKFITGMEHFSTDNGVSIARTLIVVQLIAGSYLVFLMDEVVSKWGIGSGISLFIAAGVAQAIFTGSLNWHPVDTSMPLDVTQNPPAGTIPKTIYMFHHMSGPQLSSGGYERIFLAQPNPMVALIGTIVIFLFVAYTESSRIELPLAHGGARGARGRYPIKLIYASNIPVILMAALLANVSMFSMLFWSHPSFQNVPILGHNWMLGYYLPDDTRPAGGLAYYLSTVSGVSDWLLPLLSGDYLNATGLDKSRLQIGIHVIVYVGVMVTGSILFAKFWIETTNMGAEAVAKQIESSGMQIPGFRRDPRVLKRVLERYIPVVTVISGATVGGLAAGADLIGTVGNASGTGVLLAVGIMIQLYDAIGREQMMEMHPVLRGFFGGE